In the Pseudanabaena sp. PCC 7367 genome, one interval contains:
- a CDS encoding isoprenyl transferase yields the protein MTAKLLQTLPADLDRHRLPKHVAVIMDGNGRWAKQRGLPRALGHRQGVEALKDLLRCCIDWGIQSLTAYAFSTENWQRPSEEVNFLMFLFEHMLRLELKNLQADQIRINFIGDLEPLPVSLKAEIQHAIDVTANNQAVNFNVAVNYGGRGEIVRVCRQLAEMSQNGELHPDAIDEALFSQHLYQFGASDPDLLIRTSGEMRLSNFLLWQMAYAEIYFSEILWPDFDRHEFHLALSAFQSRDRRYGKVNQTPS from the coding sequence ATGACAGCAAAGCTATTGCAAACCTTGCCCGCTGATCTCGATCGCCATCGCCTACCTAAGCATGTAGCCGTGATTATGGATGGTAATGGCCGCTGGGCTAAGCAGCGAGGCTTGCCAAGAGCCCTGGGACATCGCCAGGGGGTTGAAGCCCTCAAGGATTTGCTGCGCTGCTGCATCGACTGGGGAATCCAATCGCTTACGGCCTATGCCTTCTCGACCGAAAACTGGCAACGGCCTTCGGAGGAAGTTAATTTTTTGATGTTCCTGTTCGAGCATATGTTGCGGTTGGAACTAAAAAATTTGCAAGCAGACCAAATTAGAATTAATTTTATTGGCGATCTAGAACCTTTGCCGGTTTCTTTGAAAGCAGAAATTCAACATGCGATCGATGTGACGGCCAACAATCAGGCGGTCAATTTTAATGTGGCGGTCAATTATGGCGGACGGGGTGAGATTGTGCGGGTTTGCCGACAGTTGGCGGAAATGTCGCAAAATGGCGAACTTCACCCTGACGCGATCGATGAGGCTTTATTTAGCCAGCATCTCTATCAATTTGGCGCTAGTGATCCGGATTTGTTAATTCGTACCAGTGGCGAAATGCGCTTAAGTAATTTTTTGCTGTGGCAAATGGCCTATGCGGAGATTTATTTTTCGGAAATTCTGTGGCCCGACTTCGATCGCCATGAATTTCATTTGGCGCTGAGTGCTTTCCAGAGCCGCGATCGACGCTATGGCAAAGTTAACCAGACTCCATCGTAA
- the cdaA gene encoding diadenylate cyclase CdaA — protein MQFLSNLDWLAFIRVIIDLLAVLLLVYLMLALSSDRRTLLMVRGFIILLILLAVSDRFNLRLLEFILDKLLIGAAVAIAVMLQPELRRFLEQLGSGKFDVLLSPVKAKLNDTLADSLVDEMMEAVVELSQNRTGALIIIETGEPIDERDFSVPGVAIDAKLSKELLQTIFQTNTLLHDGAVWVREDRVLAAGVILPISERAASREIGTRHRAAMGITDRVSNCFCVVVSEETGSIAIAENGKLDRPLASSKLREILEQKLAPERNITLAQRVSRFRLIWKWLRLDKLVNKLLKRNLSVKK, from the coding sequence ATGCAATTTTTATCCAACCTAGATTGGCTTGCATTCATACGAGTAATAATTGATTTACTGGCAGTTTTGCTGCTGGTCTATTTGATGCTGGCATTGAGTAGCGATCGCCGTACCCTTTTGATGGTGCGCGGCTTTATTATTTTGCTGATCTTGCTGGCGGTGAGCGATCGCTTTAATTTACGGTTGTTGGAGTTTATTCTCGATAAACTACTAATTGGTGCAGCCGTGGCGATCGCCGTGATGCTGCAACCAGAATTACGGCGGTTCCTGGAACAATTGGGCAGTGGTAAATTTGATGTGTTGCTGTCACCGGTCAAGGCCAAGCTGAATGACACCCTGGCCGACTCACTGGTTGATGAAATGATGGAGGCCGTAGTTGAATTATCTCAAAATCGCACTGGGGCATTGATAATTATAGAAACCGGTGAGCCGATCGATGAGCGGGACTTTTCGGTGCCCGGTGTAGCGATTGATGCCAAGTTGTCAAAGGAGTTATTGCAGACTATCTTTCAAACTAACACCTTGTTGCATGATGGCGCAGTTTGGGTGCGAGAGGATCGGGTCTTGGCGGCGGGGGTAATTCTACCAATTTCTGAACGAGCCGCCTCGCGGGAAATCGGCACCAGACATAGAGCCGCCATGGGGATCACCGATCGGGTCAGCAATTGCTTTTGTGTGGTGGTTTCGGAAGAAACAGGTTCGATCGCCATCGCCGAAAATGGCAAACTCGATCGCCCTCTTGCCAGCAGCAAACTCCGGGAAATCCTAGAGCAAAAGCTAGCACCAGAACGCAACATCACCCTGGCTCAGCGGGTATCTCGATTTAGGCTGATCTGGAAATGGCTCAGATTAGATAAGTTAGTCAACAAGTTATTGAAACGGAATCTATCAGTAAAGAAATGA
- a CDS encoding protein IsiD, whose amino-acid sequence MSTKQASEVTEVDIEKLTPEDVAELAERLEKDDYDNPFEGLKDWHLLRSLAFTRSELIEGYYHLLDLEEYDEC is encoded by the coding sequence ATGAGCACCAAACAAGCATCAGAAGTAACCGAAGTCGATATCGAAAAGCTAACGCCCGAAGATGTGGCGGAGCTGGCCGAGCGGCTGGAAAAAGATGACTATGACAATCCGTTTGAAGGATTGAAGGATTGGCACTTGCTGCGCAGTCTAGCCTTTACCCGATCGGAATTGATCGAAGGTTATTACCATTTGCTCGACCTCGAAGAATATGATGAATGTTAG
- a CDS encoding SDR family NAD(P)-dependent oxidoreductase → MPLALITGASSGIGAAFAIELAQSGYDLVLVARRTERLAAIAQQIKNTYQISVKTLTADLSSEAGMSLLEGEIASIQNLSLLINNAGFGTSGNFADIDLRKQMDMINLQIMAVVRSCRAALPGMMQRNQGSIINVSSISAFLPTAGNANYGATKAYLVSFSEALQAELINTDIKIQALCPGFTYSEFHDSAEFSHFDRRLVRQWLWQEANTVAQLSLAALWANRSQRSVVFIPGWINRLLIAITRPKLMRVLLGLSPQRTVKTVK, encoded by the coding sequence ATGCCACTGGCGCTAATTACTGGGGCATCAAGTGGTATTGGTGCAGCCTTTGCGATCGAACTGGCTCAGTCTGGCTACGATCTGGTGCTGGTGGCGAGGCGAACTGAGAGATTAGCAGCGATCGCCCAGCAAATTAAAAACACTTACCAGATATCAGTAAAAACTCTCACCGCCGATCTCAGTAGCGAGGCGGGCATGAGCTTACTTGAAGGTGAGATCGCCTCAATTCAAAATCTCTCGCTCTTAATCAACAATGCTGGTTTTGGCACTAGTGGCAACTTTGCCGACATTGACCTGCGCAAGCAAATGGACATGATCAACTTGCAGATTATGGCGGTGGTGCGATCGTGTCGTGCTGCTCTGCCAGGTATGATGCAACGTAATCAGGGCAGCATTATTAATGTATCTTCGATCTCGGCCTTTTTGCCCACCGCTGGAAATGCTAACTATGGCGCAACCAAGGCTTATTTGGTTAGTTTCTCTGAGGCGCTGCAAGCGGAATTAATCAACACTGACATCAAAATCCAAGCGCTTTGCCCTGGCTTTACCTACAGCGAATTTCACGACAGTGCTGAATTTTCCCATTTCGATCGCCGCCTTGTCCGCCAATGGCTGTGGCAAGAAGCAAATACAGTGGCGCAATTATCGCTTGCTGCCTTATGGGCAAATCGATCCCAGCGATCGGTAGTTTTTATCCCCGGCTGGATCAATCGCCTGCTGATCGCCATCACTCGCCCTAAGCTAATGCGAGTTTTATTGGGGTTGTCTCCCCAAAGAACAGTTAAAACAGTTAAGTAA
- the lysA gene encoding diaminopimelate decarboxylase — protein MTTVLSDLSHQLVSSQIDQAVLNSLSPNQQLLPITAKINQADHLEIGGCDVVELVKRYGSPLYILDEASLRSACGQYRQAFTKYYDGQALVLYASKAWSCLAICAIVSAEGLGLDVVSGGELYTALKAGANPEQLYLHGNNKGIDELELAIEANITIVVDNWYELKTLAQLAKAHQSPTKVMLRITPGIECHTHEYIRTGHLDSKFGFDPNHVEAVLAFLAQPEVSAHLDCIGLHAHIGSQIFELQPHRDIAQAILPWFKLAQEKYGLNLSELNIGGGLGIRYTESDDPPSIDDWVKTVCEGVSQACAEIGLALPKLLCEPGRSLVGTTCVTAYTIGSSKTVPDIRTYITVDGGMSDNPRPITYQSLYRTVIANRLSAPADQLVTVAGKHCESGDILIKDVQLPTTEPGDVLVVLGTGAYNYSMASNYNRIPRPATVLVQDGEATTIIKRETYSDLLRQDILPERLTPQH, from the coding sequence ATGACCACCGTTCTCAGCGATCTATCCCATCAGCTTGTTAGCAGCCAAATCGATCAGGCTGTGTTGAATAGTCTTTCCCCCAACCAGCAACTACTGCCAATTACGGCCAAAATCAATCAAGCTGATCATCTGGAAATTGGTGGCTGCGATGTGGTTGAACTGGTTAAGCGCTATGGCTCCCCCCTCTACATTTTGGATGAAGCCAGTTTGCGATCGGCCTGTGGTCAATATCGTCAGGCATTTACTAAATATTATGATGGCCAAGCCCTGGTGCTTTATGCCTCCAAAGCCTGGAGCTGCCTTGCGATCTGTGCGATCGTCTCAGCGGAAGGTTTGGGCCTGGATGTGGTTTCTGGTGGTGAGCTATATACTGCGCTCAAAGCTGGTGCCAATCCTGAGCAGCTTTATTTGCATGGTAATAACAAAGGCATTGATGAATTAGAGTTAGCGATCGAGGCAAACATCACGATCGTAGTTGATAACTGGTATGAGCTAAAAACCTTGGCTCAATTGGCCAAAGCACATCAAAGCCCTACCAAAGTAATGCTACGGATCACGCCAGGGATTGAATGCCATACCCATGAATATATTCGCACTGGGCATTTGGATAGTAAGTTTGGTTTCGATCCCAATCATGTGGAAGCTGTACTGGCATTTCTGGCGCAGCCGGAAGTATCGGCTCATCTCGATTGTATTGGCCTCCATGCCCACATTGGCTCACAAATTTTTGAACTGCAACCCCACCGCGACATTGCCCAGGCGATTTTACCCTGGTTTAAGCTGGCACAGGAAAAATATGGCTTGAACTTGAGCGAACTGAACATTGGTGGTGGCCTGGGGATTCGCTACACCGAAAGCGACGATCCGCCTAGCATTGACGATTGGGTGAAAACAGTCTGTGAAGGGGTGAGCCAGGCCTGTGCTGAAATCGGTCTAGCCTTGCCGAAGTTGCTGTGTGAACCGGGGCGATCGCTGGTTGGCACTACCTGTGTGACCGCCTACACGATCGGCAGCAGCAAAACTGTGCCCGATATCCGTACCTACATCACCGTAGATGGGGGCATGTCTGATAATCCTCGACCGATTACCTATCAATCGCTCTATCGCACTGTGATTGCCAATCGGCTCAGTGCCCCAGCAGATCAATTGGTCACAGTAGCTGGTAAGCATTGTGAATCGGGCGATATTCTGATCAAAGATGTACAATTGCCAACCACAGAACCCGGTGATGTATTGGTAGTTTTGGGCACCGGTGCCTACAATTACAGTATGGCTTCTAATTACAATCGGATTCCCCGCCCTGCCACTGTTTTAGTGCAAGATGGAGAAGCAACTACGATTATTAAACGGGAAACCTACAGCGATCTATTACGGCAAGACATTTTACCGGAGCGATTAACCCCACAGCACTAA
- a CDS encoding FkbM family methyltransferase — MKTLLKKIAVFLLPRNTILRTTFSDGTIVCGENKPGYGGRGVFIFGEAQEHELRLLPSLLNKGDVVVDVGANIGTYTMRSAKIVGPSGMVIAVEPFPRMAAMNLSNALRNNFNNVRLRVCCVADRDGHQDFWMKANKPNSFTLLETPGYNCFNSRVERIDTLFEAEGLSRLDFIKIDAEGVENEVLAGAKHVIDKFRPMILLEVIITENPNIPPGYVALRYQDSHNLLLVHQDSPRLDQIKAIGFTELSQPIAAMI; from the coding sequence ATGAAAACTCTATTAAAGAAGATCGCGGTTTTTCTGCTGCCTCGGAATACCATTCTCCGCACTACTTTCAGCGATGGTACGATCGTTTGTGGTGAAAACAAGCCCGGATATGGCGGTCGTGGTGTATTTATTTTTGGTGAAGCCCAAGAACATGAGTTACGACTGTTGCCATCGCTCCTAAATAAGGGTGATGTGGTAGTTGATGTTGGTGCCAACATTGGTACTTACACGATGCGATCGGCCAAGATCGTAGGGCCAAGCGGTATGGTTATTGCCGTTGAGCCATTTCCACGCATGGCCGCTATGAATTTGAGTAATGCGCTCAGGAATAATTTTAATAACGTTCGCCTACGGGTCTGTTGTGTGGCAGACAGGGATGGCCATCAGGATTTTTGGATGAAAGCGAATAAGCCTAATTCCTTCACCTTGCTAGAAACACCTGGTTACAATTGCTTTAATTCCCGCGTGGAGAGGATTGATACGCTGTTTGAGGCAGAAGGGCTATCGAGATTAGATTTCATTAAAATTGATGCTGAAGGGGTGGAAAATGAAGTGCTGGCAGGTGCTAAGCATGTAATTGATAAATTCCGGCCGATGATTCTGCTCGAAGTAATTATCACTGAGAATCCTAATATTCCACCAGGCTATGTGGCACTCAGGTATCAAGACAGCCATAATTTGCTATTGGTGCACCAGGATTCACCCCGCTTAGATCAAATCAAGGCGATCGGCTTTACGGAACTTAGCCAACCGATCGCAGCCATGATCTAG
- a CDS encoding NAD(P)/FAD-dependent oxidoreductase, producing MSQICIVGGGFGGLYTALHLTRLPWNQKPSIVLIDKSDRFLFTPLLYELITAELEPWEIAPSFVELLKNTGVRFIHATATAIDTENRRISLSGEVAPAEISYDRLLLALGGETPINIVPGATEYALPFRTLKDAQRLNERLTQLEASSKDKIRVCIAGGGSSGVELACKISDRLGDRGRVRLVDRNSTILTDSTTANRAAAEKALLARNVWIDLSTSVVQINDGEVVLDYGGGNDILPVDIVMWTVGNRMSKLVESLPLPHSPRGGRVITEPTLQVQYHPELFAIGDLALCRDADGQLLPANAQVAYQQSQYCATNIWASLNQRHLTPFKYLELGEFLSLGIEDAAMSVFNQFTVEGVPAIMARRLIYLMRMPTLEHQMKVGLNWLTKPMVNAIEKVTGAIN from the coding sequence ATGAGTCAGATTTGTATTGTTGGTGGTGGTTTTGGTGGTTTATACACAGCCTTACACCTGACCCGTCTGCCCTGGAATCAAAAACCGTCCATCGTGCTAATCGATAAGAGCGATCGCTTCTTATTTACACCTTTGCTCTACGAACTGATCACGGCGGAGCTAGAACCCTGGGAGATCGCACCATCATTTGTGGAGTTGCTCAAAAATACTGGCGTTAGATTCATTCATGCCACGGCTACGGCGATCGATACCGAAAACCGCCGCATTAGCCTATCTGGTGAAGTTGCCCCTGCCGAAATAAGTTACGATCGCTTGTTGCTGGCGCTGGGGGGTGAAACGCCGATTAATATTGTGCCCGGTGCCACTGAATATGCATTGCCATTCCGTACCCTCAAGGATGCGCAGCGTTTAAACGAAAGGCTGACTCAATTGGAAGCTTCGAGCAAAGATAAAATCCGGGTCTGCATTGCTGGTGGGGGCAGCAGCGGTGTAGAACTGGCCTGCAAAATCAGCGATCGATTAGGCGATCGGGGGCGGGTGAGGCTGGTCGATCGAAATTCCACGATTCTGACCGATTCGACCACGGCAAACCGTGCTGCCGCCGAAAAAGCCCTACTGGCTCGCAATGTCTGGATTGATCTGTCTACCAGCGTAGTGCAGATCAATGATGGTGAAGTGGTCTTAGACTATGGCGGCGGCAATGATATTCTGCCCGTTGATATTGTGATGTGGACAGTGGGTAATCGCATGTCTAAGCTAGTCGAGAGCCTGCCTCTGCCCCATAGCCCCCGTGGCGGCCGCGTAATTACCGAGCCAACCTTGCAAGTGCAATATCACCCTGAGCTTTTTGCGATCGGCGATCTGGCGCTATGTCGGGATGCCGATGGTCAACTTTTGCCAGCCAATGCTCAGGTGGCCTACCAGCAATCGCAATATTGCGCTACGAATATTTGGGCAAGTTTAAATCAGCGCCACCTCACGCCATTCAAATATTTAGAACTGGGCGAGTTCCTGAGCCTGGGGATCGAGGATGCGGCGATGTCGGTGTTTAATCAGTTCACGGTTGAGGGCGTTCCGGCGATCATGGCGCGGCGCTTGATTTATTTAATGCGGATGCCAACCCTAGAACATCAAATGAAGGTGGGTTTAAATTGGTTGACTAAGCCAATGGTGAATGCGATCGAGAAGGTAACCGGTGCGATTAATTAA
- a CDS encoding DUF5340 domain-containing protein, which translates to MEPIPIPSHIHYELLLQLLERQTLPAIDLSDRVARENIQNTIIMLRKALVLQKQFEENCEHRGIATTYRWSLNEANARNGGKANGNSISGSDPVGNSVAVNQQNDATNNDA; encoded by the coding sequence TTGGAGCCAATCCCAATTCCATCTCACATTCACTACGAACTACTCTTACAGTTGCTAGAGCGGCAGACCTTACCGGCGATCGATCTGTCTGATCGGGTGGCCAGGGAAAATATTCAAAATACAATTATCATGCTGCGTAAGGCGCTGGTCTTGCAGAAACAGTTTGAAGAAAACTGCGAACATCGGGGGATCGCTACAACCTATCGCTGGTCACTCAATGAAGCAAATGCTAGAAATGGCGGTAAGGCCAACGGGAATAGTATCTCTGGCTCTGATCCGGTGGGCAATTCTGTCGCTGTCAATCAACAAAATGATGCGACGAATAATGATGCTTAA
- a CDS encoding gluconeogenesis factor YvcK family protein: MARRKKRKLIKRSRRVSPRLTRRLTWFSLGWLKWMLPGLFVKRWLFISLVGILLVVLGLAITARLTPVFFIVKFINAAIDTLANAIPRYVSGPLALLIGIFLLAWGQRRVLSSITRVLMPDGDEELVDVLITHHKLNKGPRLLTVGGGTGLSTLLRGLKKYSANITAVVTVADDGGSSGRLRREHGVLPPGDIRNCLAALSDEEKLMTELFQYRFEVGEGLSGHSFGNLFLTAMSDITGDLDKAIAASSKVLAVRGRVLPATLDNVMLWAEMEDGRRIEGESNIPEAGGTIVKVGCVPENPIALPQVIADIQKADFIIIGPGSLYTSIIPNLLVPGILEAIANRRAPCVYVCNIMAQPGETDGYTVSDHVRAIDRVAQTRLFDVVLAQKNPPSAKAIEKYAASGSNFIEVDREELGALGCPLVLANIMKENRDGTVKHDSDKLAGVLMRWYNRQ; encoded by the coding sequence GTGGCGCGGCGCAAGAAAAGAAAACTAATCAAGCGATCGAGACGTGTATCCCCCCGATTGACCAGGCGATTGACCTGGTTCTCGCTTGGTTGGCTGAAATGGATGCTGCCAGGTTTATTCGTCAAACGATGGCTGTTTATTAGTCTGGTAGGTATTCTGCTGGTGGTGCTGGGTTTGGCGATCACCGCGCGGCTGACCCCAGTCTTTTTTATTGTTAAGTTTATTAATGCGGCGATCGATACTTTGGCCAATGCGATCCCCCGCTATGTGAGTGGGCCATTGGCCTTATTAATTGGTATTTTTTTGCTGGCCTGGGGACAACGGCGCGTGTTGTCGTCGATCACGCGGGTGTTGATGCCGGATGGCGATGAAGAATTAGTCGATGTTTTAATTACCCACCATAAATTAAACAAAGGCCCCCGATTATTGACCGTGGGTGGTGGCACCGGCTTGTCTACGTTGCTGCGGGGCTTAAAAAAATATAGCGCCAACATTACCGCCGTGGTGACCGTGGCCGATGATGGTGGCTCGTCGGGGCGATTGCGGCGAGAGCATGGCGTTTTGCCACCGGGTGATATTCGTAATTGCCTGGCGGCGTTGTCCGATGAAGAAAAGTTGATGACGGAGCTGTTTCAATATCGCTTCGAGGTGGGCGAGGGCTTGTCGGGGCACAGCTTTGGCAATTTATTTTTAACCGCGATGAGCGACATCACTGGCGATCTGGACAAGGCGATCGCGGCTAGCTCCAAAGTCCTCGCGGTCAGAGGCAGAGTCTTGCCTGCCACGTTGGACAATGTGATGCTGTGGGCGGAGATGGAAGATGGTCGCCGGATCGAGGGCGAGTCGAATATTCCCGAAGCGGGTGGCACGATCGTGAAGGTGGGTTGTGTGCCAGAGAACCCGATCGCTTTGCCCCAGGTGATCGCAGACATTCAAAAGGCCGACTTTATTATCATTGGCCCTGGTAGCCTCTATACCAGTATTATTCCTAATTTGCTAGTGCCGGGGATTTTGGAGGCGATCGCAAACCGCCGTGCCCCCTGCGTGTATGTGTGTAATATCATGGCGCAACCGGGCGAAACTGATGGTTATACGGTGTCGGATCATGTGCGGGCGATCGATCGGGTGGCGCAAACCAGGCTGTTTGATGTGGTGCTGGCGCAGAAGAATCCACCTTCGGCCAAGGCGATCGAGAAGTATGCCGCCAGTGGGAGCAATTTCATCGAGGTCGATCGGGAAGAACTGGGGGCGCTGGGCTGTCCGCTGGTACTGGCCAACATCATGAAGGAGAACCGCGATGGCACGGTTAAGCACGACTCGGATAAGCTGGCGGGGGTGTTGATGCGGTGGTATAACCGCCAGTAG
- a CDS encoding RNA polymerase sigma factor: protein MQLPPLPEINDPNVQALSQKSDQELLTLFQRHPERGQYFAAIFCRYGQVIYTLVSTATRSPVQSDYLFVKTWEYIFNEMRSLTLRSATSKISLQSWLINVTAMMINHGQLPPVEEIQYSLSDTPPVFWCYLNQALAQLSGDLRLVLLLSQTFKWSPTRIAAYLQAEGDSVSAADVQDLLSQAYQALGSALPADIQDIYLAQNLITA, encoded by the coding sequence GTGCAACTTCCACCTCTTCCCGAAATCAACGACCCCAACGTTCAGGCACTTTCCCAGAAAAGTGATCAGGAACTGCTGACCTTGTTTCAGCGCCATCCCGAACGCGGCCAATATTTTGCGGCGATCTTTTGTCGCTATGGTCAGGTGATCTACACGCTGGTATCCACAGCTACCCGATCGCCCGTCCAATCCGACTATCTATTCGTCAAAACCTGGGAATACATTTTTAACGAAATGCGATCGCTCACCTTGCGATCGGCCACCAGTAAAATTTCCCTGCAAAGTTGGTTGATCAACGTCACCGCGATGATGATCAATCACGGTCAATTGCCCCCGGTCGAAGAAATCCAATATTCCCTCAGCGATACACCACCCGTGTTCTGGTGCTATCTCAATCAAGCCCTGGCTCAGTTGTCGGGGGATTTGCGCCTGGTGCTGCTGCTCTCCCAGACGTTTAAATGGAGCCCCACCCGGATCGCCGCCTACCTCCAAGCCGAGGGCGATAGCGTTTCCGCCGCTGATGTCCAAGATTTACTATCCCAGGCATATCAGGCGCTCGGATCGGCTCTGCCCGCCGACATTCAAGACATTTATCTAGCTCAGAATTTAATCACCGCTTGA
- a CDS encoding helix-turn-helix domain-containing protein produces MAETYYELTTEELIRSCHELTGAEQGVYFYLQASSIEELTLKSISEDLNFHKSTVSRAIKQLRNKGWLNVSVVRAGTLRIDPYPENKN; encoded by the coding sequence ATGGCCGAAACCTACTACGAACTTACTACAGAAGAATTAATACGTTCTTGTCATGAGCTTACAGGCGCTGAGCAGGGGGTATACTTTTATCTTCAGGCTTCTTCAATTGAGGAATTAACCTTGAAGAGTATATCCGAAGATCTGAATTTCCATAAATCTACTGTGTCTAGGGCAATTAAGCAACTTAGGAATAAGGGATGGCTTAACGTATCTGTTGTTAGGGCTGGGACTTTGAGAATTGATCCATATCCTGAAAACAAGAATTAG
- a CDS encoding RsmE family RNA methyltransferase, which translates to MPRLIKTIMSDRPTPAHKLQQIQQQLGQRLQRLTLRSHQSPPVVIDLASYQPVELTNEQEHYLIRVLRLSAGDKFVAIDGSGRWWLAQIELSQGEKTAARLLELILTDHTNQIEIILAVAMPKGNSFEAIVKPAVELGVDRIVPLYSDRTVFNANKPIGQQKQQRWQRIAQEATEQSLQTRIAQIELPQNFQDFAQGISDRPEPNQAQQFKYICITDHAPHLLSSWQQEWRSLSQFLISDQQSKQSINLEQNDRNLPTNSTDREQRDQLITTDRIQLIIATGPEGGWTKAEEAIAKTQGFQAVSLGTSILTATTAPVVALAIVNGVMQADDYK; encoded by the coding sequence ATGCCGCGCCTAATAAAAACAATCATGTCCGATCGCCCCACGCCTGCCCACAAACTCCAGCAAATTCAACAACAACTGGGGCAGCGCTTACAACGGTTAACCCTGCGATCGCATCAATCCCCCCCAGTTGTAATCGATCTTGCTAGTTATCAACCAGTTGAATTAACCAACGAGCAGGAGCATTACCTGATCCGGGTGTTGCGATTGAGCGCAGGGGATAAATTTGTGGCGATCGATGGTAGTGGCAGGTGGTGGCTCGCCCAAATTGAATTGAGTCAGGGCGAAAAAACAGCAGCGCGATTACTTGAATTAATCCTGACCGATCACACTAATCAAATAGAAATCATCCTGGCGGTGGCAATGCCCAAGGGCAATAGTTTTGAGGCGATCGTTAAACCTGCAGTTGAACTAGGGGTCGATCGGATTGTGCCCCTCTACAGCGATCGCACTGTGTTTAATGCCAACAAACCGATCGGTCAGCAAAAGCAACAACGCTGGCAGCGGATCGCCCAAGAAGCCACTGAGCAGTCTTTACAAACCAGGATTGCCCAAATTGAATTGCCGCAGAACTTCCAGGATTTTGCCCAGGGTATTAGCGATCGGCCTGAACCTAATCAAGCTCAGCAATTTAAATACATTTGCATAACTGATCACGCACCCCATTTATTATCAAGCTGGCAACAAGAATGGCGATCGCTAAGTCAATTCCTGATCTCAGATCAGCAAAGTAAGCAAAGTATTAATCTTGAGCAAAACGATCGAAATTTGCCGACAAACTCCACCGATCGGGAGCAACGGGATCAATTAATAACAACCGATCGCATTCAGCTAATTATTGCCACAGGGCCAGAAGGTGGCTGGACAAAAGCAGAAGAGGCGATCGCCAAAACCCAGGGTTTTCAAGCTGTTTCATTGGGAACCTCAATTTTGACCGCCACCACAGCACCAGTGGTAGCATTAGCAATAGTCAATGGGGTAATGCAAGCAGATGATTACAAATAG
- a CDS encoding secondary thiamine-phosphate synthase enzyme YjbQ: MITNSQNIYQQAIRLGTSGKTLQNITSAVQNAVQKSGIQTGMCTLFLRHSSASLIIQENADPDVLKDLERFFAKLVPENGRDYIHADEGPDDMPAHIRTVLTSTSENIPIAQGRLVLGTWQGIYVWEHRDRGRTREVVVHIAGN; encoded by the coding sequence ATGATTACAAATAGCCAAAACATCTATCAACAGGCAATCCGGCTGGGCACTTCCGGCAAAACACTGCAAAATATCACTTCTGCAGTGCAAAACGCAGTCCAAAAGTCCGGGATTCAAACCGGCATGTGTACTTTATTTCTGCGGCATTCCTCGGCCAGCTTGATCATTCAAGAAAACGCCGACCCTGACGTGCTTAAGGATCTAGAGCGATTCTTTGCCAAGCTAGTCCCAGAAAATGGCCGCGATTATATTCATGCCGATGAAGGCCCCGACGACATGCCAGCCCACATTCGCACCGTGCTAACCAGCACCTCAGAGAATATCCCGATCGCCCAGGGTAGGCTGGTACTCGGCACCTGGCAAGGGATTTACGTGTGGGAGCACCGCGATCGCGGCCGCACCAGGGAAGTGGTGGTGCATATTGCCGGGAATTAG